The proteins below are encoded in one region of Kogia breviceps isolate mKogBre1 chromosome 8, mKogBre1 haplotype 1, whole genome shotgun sequence:
- the BBLN gene encoding bublin coiled-coil protein produces MSGPNGDLGVPVEAGAEGEDDGFGEAEYAAINSMLDQINSCLDHLEEKNDHLHARLQELLESNRQTRLEFQQQLGEAPSDASP; encoded by the exons ATGTCGGGCCCCAACGGGGACCTGGGCGTGCCGGTGGAGGCAGGTGCGGAAGGCGAGGACGACGGCTTCGGGGAAGCAG AATACGCTGCCATCAACTCCATGTTGGACCAGATCAACTCCTGTCTGGACCACCTGGAGGAGAAGAATGACCACCTCCACGCCCGCCTCCAGGAGCTGCTTGAATCCAACCGGCAGACGCGCCTTGAGTTCCAGCAGCAGCTCGGGGAGGCCCCCAGCGATGCCAGCCCCTAG
- the LCN2 gene encoding neutrophil gelatinase-associated lipocalin translates to MPLGLLWLGLSLLGALHTQAQDSTPNLIPAPPLFRVPLQPNFQPEQFQGKWYIVGLAGNAFKKEEQGQFKMYATTYELKEDRSYNVTSTLLRDERCVHWIRTFVPSSRPGQFTLGNIKGFPGVQSYTVQVAATNYNQFAIVYFKNVYKNQEYFKTTLYGRTKELSPQLKENFIYFAKSLGLTDEYILFPVPIDQCIDDQ, encoded by the exons ATGCCCCTAGGTCTCCTGTGGCTGGGCCTCAGCCTGCTGGGGGCCCTGCACACCCAAGCCCAGGATTCCACCCCCAACCTGATCCCCGCCCCACCTCTGTTCAGGGTCCCCCTGCAGCCCAACTTCCAGCCTGAGCAG TTCCAGGGGAAGTGGTACATCGTAGGCTTGGCAGGGAATGCATTTAAGAAGGAAGAACAGGGCCAGTTTAAGATGTACGCCACCACCTACGAGCTGAAAGAAGATCGCAGCTACAATGTCACCTCCACCCTGCTCAG GGACGAGCGCTGTGTCCACTGGATCAGAACTTTTGTCCCAAGTTCCCGGCCCGGCCAGTTCACCCTGGGCAATATTAAGG GCTTCCCCGGGGTGCAGAGCTATACCGTGCAAGTGGCGGCTACCAACTACAACCAGTTTGCCATAGTGTACTTCAAGAATGTTTACAAGAACCAGGAGTACTTCAAGACCACCCTTTACG GGAGGACCAAGGAGCTGAGCCCTCAACTGAAGGAGAACTTCATCTACTTCGCCAAATCCCTGGGCCTCACCGACGAGTACATCCTCTTCCCTGTCCCGATCG ACCAGTGCATCGATGACCAATGA